Proteins encoded within one genomic window of Glandiceps talaboti chromosome 3, keGlaTala1.1, whole genome shotgun sequence:
- the LOC144432745 gene encoding SH3 domain-containing protein Dlish-like yields the protein MAFLCRARVWKGRKSNKPKRLPKDALFGRITGSDSVDTLVRVGISKEHGLEPQTRMRILHDFSPCVEDELGVKRGDVVHVLYQENDWVYVIGDTGGEGFVPYAYCVPLHADPTQQRRTAPVPVPVREETTEQQPQELTTDNTALLSPSHSHDRRTFRKTPVGQYVVLYNFIAMDENDISVQRGESVTVLNRDDQDWMWVMKADGREGFVPRKFLASDISSVGYVDLDGLSLSSDSSRDDTDRLYHYGTELVSLYDYQGKASDDLSVTRGDYIYADLSDQQDNATEGWIWAYSPRTKKEGYIPRAYAKPPATTAL from the exons ATGGCGTTCCTTTGTCGAGCTCGAGTCTGGAAGGGCAGGAAAAGTAACAAAC CAAAAAGATTACCAAAAGATGCATTATTTGGACGAATCACCGGGAGTGATAGTGTTGATACATTGGTTCGCGTTGGTATAAGTAAAGAACATGGACTTGAACCACAAACTCGAATGAGAATCCTACACGATTTCTCTCCTTGTGTGGAGGATGAACTCGGAGTTAAAAGAGGGGACGTTGTTCACGTGTTATACCAGGAAAATGACTGGGTCTATGTCATTGGTGACACTGGGGGCGAGGGATTCGTACCATATGCTTATTGTGTGCCTTTACACGCTGATCCAACTCAGCAACGACGAACAGCTCCTGTACCTGTGCCAGTCAGGGAAGAAACAACAGAGCAACAACCCCAAGAACTAACGACGGACAATACCGCCCTCTTGAGCCCAAGTCATAGCCATGACCGTCGCACGTTTAGGAAAACTCCTGTCGGACAGTACGTCGTTCTCTATAATTTCATTGCAATGGACGAAAATGACATTAGTGTACAGAGAGGAGAATCAGTCACCGTATTAAATAGGGATGACCAGGACTGGATGTGGGTGATGAAAGCTGACGGACGAGAAGGATTTGTGCCTAGGAAATTCCTTGCTTCAGATATCTCAAGTG TTGGTTACGTGGACCTGGATGGTTTATCGTTGTCTTCAGACTCGTCAAGGGATGACACCGATCGATTGTATCATTATGGAACAGAGCTTGTGTCTCTCTACGATTATCAG GGTAAGGCATCAGACGATTTATCCGTTACACGAGGTGATTACATCTATGCCGATCTGTCCGATCAACAAGATAATGCCACTGAAGGTTGGATATGGGCTTACTCTCCACGAACCAAAAAAGAAGGTTACATTCCAAGAGCCTATGCCAAACCACCAGCAACAACGGCATTGTAG